One region of Ornithorhynchus anatinus isolate Pmale09 chromosome X5, mOrnAna1.pri.v4, whole genome shotgun sequence genomic DNA includes:
- the UBE2Q1 gene encoding ubiquitin-conjugating enzyme E2 Q1, whose amino-acid sequence GGPGGPGGPGGPCLRRELKLLESIFHRGHERFRIASACLDELSCEFLLAGAAAAAAAGGASGAAAGPAPPPPTRGPGDPVRIHCNITESYPAVPPIWSVESDDPSLAAVLERLGDVRKGNTLLLQHLKRIISDLCKLYNLPQHPDVEMLDQPLPAEQCTQEDASSEDEDEEMPEDTEDLDHYEMKEEEPAEGKKSEDEGIGKENLAILEKIKKNQRQDYLNGAVSGSVQATDRLMKELRDIYRSQSFKGGNYAVELVNDSLYDWDVKLLKVDQDSALHNDLQVLKEKEGADFILLNFSFKDNFPFDPPFVRVVSPVLSGGYVLGGGAICMELLTKQGWSSAYSIESVIMQISATLVKGKARVQFGANKSQYSLTRAQQSYKSLVQIHEKNGWYTPPKEDG is encoded by the exons gggggtccggggggcccggggggcccggggggcccgtgCCTGCGGCGGGAGCTGAAGCTGCTGGAGTCCATCTTCCACCGCGGCCACGAGCGGTTCCGCATCGCCAGCGCCTGCCTGGACGAGCTCAGCTGCGAGTTTCTGctggccggggccgccgccgccgccgccgccgggggggcctccggggccgccgcggggcccgccccgccccccccgaccagGGGCCCCGGCGACCCCGTCCGCATCCACTGCAACATCACG GAGTCGTACCCGGCCGTGCCCCCGATCTGGTCCGTGGAGTCGGATGACCCCAGCCTGGCGGCCGTCCTGGAGCGCCTGGGAGACGTCAGGAAGGGCAACACGCTG TTACTGCAGCACCTGAAGCGCATCATCTCGGACCTGTGCAAACTGTACAACCTCCCGCAGCACCCCGACGTCGAAATGCTGGATCAGCCCCTGCCCGCGGAACAG TGCACCCAGGAAGACGCTTCCTCGGAGGACGAAGATGAGGAGATGCCCGAG gACACGGAGGACCTGGATCACTacgagatgaaggaggaggagcccgccgagGGCAAGAAGTCGGAGGACGAGGGCATCGGCAAAGAGAACCTGGCCATCCTAGAGAAGATCAAAAAGAACCAGAGGCAAGATTACCTCAAC GGCGCCGTGTCCGGCTCCGTGCAGGCCACCGATCGGCTGATGAAGGAACTCAGGGATATTTACCGGTCACAGAGTTTCAAGGGCG GAAACTATGCAGTTGAGCTGGTGAACGACAGTCTGTACGATTGGGACGTCAAACTCCTCAA GGTCgaccaggacagtgctctgcacaacgatCTCCAGGTTctcaaagagaaggaaggagccgACTTCATCCTGCTAAACTTCTCCTTTAAA GATAATTTCCCCTTTGACCCCCCCTTCGTCAGGGTGGTGTCTCCCGTCCTCTCCGGAGG gTACGTCCTGGGAGGAGGAGCCATCTGCATGGAGCTCCTGACCAAACAG GGCTGGAGCAGCGCCTACTCCATCGAGTCGGTCATCATGCAGATCAGCGCGACGCTGGTGAAGGGGAAGGCGCGAGTCCAGTTCGGAGCCAATAaa TCACAGTACAGCTTGACCAGAGCCCAGCAGTCCTACAAGTCCCTCGTGCAGATCCACGAAAAGAACG